One stretch of Parafrankia irregularis DNA includes these proteins:
- a CDS encoding SDR family oxidoreductase, whose amino-acid sequence MTLFDAFRFDGKRVLVVGGATGMGAAAAELALSAGAEVLVADYAEVTLPGAKAIHVDLADAASIDTAVDELGGPVHALLLAAGVADGTPGIERINFIGHRYLIDRLLAGGLLPRGSAIGFISSAAGLGWESDLPLLREYLAITDFDEATKWAVDHGKADYMWSKRAVCAYVASQAMPLLKQGVRINAICPGPTDTPLARANEERWLGFGTDYRAEVGSLPATPLEQAYPLLFLCSDAASAVNGITLTADSGYFSAGIAESFPPATPVVKFLLGR is encoded by the coding sequence ATGACGCTGTTCGACGCCTTCCGCTTCGACGGGAAGCGGGTCCTGGTGGTCGGCGGTGCCACCGGCATGGGCGCCGCCGCCGCGGAGCTCGCGCTGAGCGCCGGCGCCGAGGTGCTCGTCGCCGACTACGCCGAGGTCACGCTCCCGGGTGCCAAGGCCATCCACGTCGATCTCGCCGACGCCGCCTCCATCGACACCGCCGTCGACGAGCTCGGCGGCCCCGTCCACGCCCTGCTGCTCGCCGCCGGCGTCGCCGACGGAACCCCCGGCATCGAACGCATCAACTTCATCGGCCACCGCTACCTCATCGACCGCCTTCTCGCCGGCGGGCTGCTGCCCCGCGGCTCCGCCATCGGCTTCATCTCCTCCGCCGCCGGCCTGGGCTGGGAGTCGGACCTGCCGCTGCTGCGGGAGTACCTCGCCATCACCGACTTCGACGAGGCCACGAAGTGGGCGGTGGACCACGGCAAGGCCGACTACATGTGGAGCAAGCGGGCCGTCTGCGCCTACGTCGCGTCCCAGGCGATGCCCCTGCTGAAGCAGGGCGTGCGGATCAACGCGATCTGCCCCGGACCCACCGACACCCCCCTCGCCCGGGCGAACGAGGAGCGGTGGCTCGGCTTCGGCACCGACTACCGCGCCGAGGTGGGCTCCCTGCCCGCGACCCCGCTGGAGCAGGCCTACCCGCTGCTGTTCCTCTGCAGTGACGCCGCCTCGGCCGTCAACGGCATCACCCTCACCGCCGACTCGGGCTACTTCAGCGCCGGTATCGCCGAGTCCTTCCCCCCGGCCACGCCCGTCGTGAAATTCCTTCTCGGCCGATGA
- a CDS encoding pyridoxamine 5'-phosphate oxidase family protein: MKEQRRGRRIAMSPAEIDAFLAEERTCRVATSGPSGPHLTPLWFVWDGAALWLNSVVKSQRWTDIARDPRVAVLVDGGHAFNELHGVELRGKLESVGEAPRSSTPDAELEKPELLFARKYTGRDEMHYDGRHAWLRLTPEKVTSWDFRKM; the protein is encoded by the coding sequence ATGAAAGAGCAGCGTCGGGGCCGCCGGATCGCCATGAGCCCGGCTGAGATCGATGCCTTCCTCGCCGAGGAGCGGACCTGCCGGGTGGCGACGTCCGGCCCGAGCGGACCGCATCTGACTCCGCTGTGGTTCGTCTGGGACGGCGCCGCGCTCTGGCTCAACTCGGTCGTGAAGAGCCAGCGCTGGACGGACATCGCCCGTGATCCGCGGGTGGCCGTCCTCGTGGACGGCGGGCATGCCTTCAACGAGCTGCACGGAGTCGAACTCCGCGGAAAGCTCGAAAGCGTCGGAGAGGCTCCCCGGAGCAGCACGCCGGATGCCGAGCTCGAAAAGCCCGAGCTGCTCTTCGCCCGTAAGTACACCGGCCGCGACGAGATGCACTACGACGGGCGGCACGCCTGGCTGCGGCTGACCCCGGAGAAAGTCACCAGCTGGGATTTCCGAAAGATGTGA
- a CDS encoding amidohydrolase family protein, producing MNVDDMVLVSIDDHVVEPPDMFTNHVPAGLADQAPHVETDESGVDRWIYQGRVTGVSGLNAVVSWPPEEWAKDPAGFAEMRPAVYDIHDRVRDMDRNGILASMCFPTFAGFSAGHLNHFKDPLTVVMIQAYNDWHIDDWCGTYPGRFIPLALLPTWDPQLMVDEIRRVAAKGARAVTMPELPHLEGLPSYHDLTYWGPVFEALSDTGTVMCLHIGTGFGALKLAPDGPIDNLIILACQISSLAVQDLLWGPAMRNYPGLKFAFSEGGIGWIPFYLDRCDRHYTNQKWLRRDFGGRLPSEVFREHSLACYVTDPTSLKLRREIGIDNIAWECDYPHSDSIWPDAPEFVLNELNGAGATDEEINKITWENACRFFNWDPFAEIPRERATVGARRAIATDVDTAIRSRKEWAR from the coding sequence ATGAACGTCGACGACATGGTGCTGGTGAGCATCGACGACCACGTGGTCGAGCCGCCCGACATGTTCACCAACCACGTCCCGGCCGGGCTGGCCGACCAGGCCCCGCACGTCGAGACCGACGAGTCCGGTGTGGACAGGTGGATCTACCAGGGTCGGGTCACCGGTGTCAGCGGCCTGAACGCCGTCGTCTCCTGGCCACCGGAGGAATGGGCCAAGGATCCCGCAGGCTTCGCCGAGATGCGCCCCGCCGTCTACGACATCCATGACCGGGTGCGGGACATGGACCGCAACGGCATTCTGGCCTCGATGTGCTTCCCGACCTTCGCGGGGTTCTCGGCCGGGCACCTGAACCACTTCAAGGACCCCCTGACGGTCGTCATGATCCAGGCGTACAACGACTGGCACATCGACGACTGGTGCGGCACGTACCCGGGCCGGTTCATCCCGCTCGCGCTGCTGCCCACCTGGGACCCGCAGCTGATGGTCGACGAGATCCGCCGCGTCGCCGCCAAGGGCGCCCGGGCCGTCACCATGCCCGAACTGCCACATCTGGAAGGGCTCCCCAGCTACCACGACCTGACCTACTGGGGCCCGGTGTTCGAGGCCCTTTCCGACACCGGCACCGTGATGTGCCTGCACATCGGCACCGGGTTCGGTGCGCTGAAGCTGGCACCCGACGGCCCGATCGACAACCTGATCATCCTGGCCTGCCAGATCTCGTCGCTGGCCGTGCAGGACCTGCTGTGGGGCCCGGCGATGCGGAACTACCCGGGGCTGAAGTTCGCCTTCTCCGAGGGCGGTATCGGCTGGATCCCGTTCTACCTCGACCGCTGCGACCGGCACTACACCAACCAGAAGTGGCTACGCCGCGACTTCGGTGGCCGGCTGCCCAGCGAGGTGTTCCGCGAGCACTCCCTGGCCTGCTACGTCACCGACCCGACCTCGCTGAAGCTGCGCCGCGAGATCGGCATCGACAACATCGCCTGGGAATGCGACTACCCGCACTCCGACTCGATCTGGCCGGACGCGCCCGAGTTCGTCCTCAACGAGCTGAACGGCGCCGGAGCGACCGACGAGGAGATCAACAAGATCACCTGGGAGAACGCCTGCCGGTTCTTCAACTGGGACCCGTTCGCCGAGATCCCCCGCGAGCGGGCCACCGTCGGCGCCCGGCGCGCCATCGCGACGGATGTCGACACCGCCATCCGCTCCCGCAAGGAATGGGCACG